The region CTCAAAACACCACTGATGTGTAAAAGACCGAAAAGCATACACACTTTTTTAGTTCGTTTTTAGTTGAAAACTGTGTCATGCAAATGCCCCTCAagatgataaaaagaaaaacatctgtAGACGTAATTTTTGTATTCAGGGTGGTTATGCATGTAAccatcaattaaaaaataaccagTGTCGGGGGTCACGCATCACAAGTAACtcaagttacgtaatcagattactttttttttaacacattacattttaatttacaagaaaatatctaaattaatttttttcaacaggaTTCGTTACTTTTTAGCTAGTAACGCAATACTGTAATGCACTCTAGTAACTTTCCTCAACATTggaaataatgttacaaagtaATGAAATAGTAacgatttattttctttaattattacttttaaatgtaagaAGCATTTTTACAAATTGCATTAATCCTTGGATTGTTATTATACAACAATTTAGTTGCTTTTACGTTATGTTGGAAATGACCATAAACAAAGGTttgatttgtaaaaaaataaaaaacaaaacattcactTTTATCATTGAAACTTATTCATTTAAGTTTTATCATTGAAACTTAATAATTACTGAACTTTCTGAGTGCAGCTCCAGTCCTCGATTCTGCAAATTAGTACTTTATGAGTCATGAGAAATCTGCAAACCTCAAATCGACAAGTGAGTTCTTTATGAGTCATCTTGATCATTCACTaacgattcattcaggaataaaACAAGAGACTGACTGTGTACAGAATCGCTACTATAtagcagacaaaaaaaaaaacagtatgtgaaaataGATTAAGAGTTGGCCCATTAATCTAATTTAAGAgtattcggtaacactttacaataaggttcattagttaacatttgtaaacatgaactaggaatgaacaatacttctacagcatttattaatcttagttaatgttaatttcagcatttactaatgcattattaaaatcacaatttgtgtttgttaacactagttaatgcactgtgaactcacatgaacaaacaatgaacaactgtattttcattaactaacattaacaaatagtgtaataaatgcattgttcattatttgctcatgttagttaatacattaactaatgttaataaatgacaccttattgtattcataaaacagacaaaaattACCTGGATGTTTTAGTACATACAGTGTGAATCTGAAGAGCTCACTTTACTTTCCCATGAGCCCATGggagaggatttgtgaatgACAGTGAAGAGATGCAACTGAGGCTGGTAGGTCACATGACAGTGACAATATGATGAATTAAGTATGTCTGAAGTATATACTACACACATACTACATAGAGCATGCTTTTTTTAAGGGTACCTAGCGATTTCGGTGCAGCCACTGTCTGTATATGAataagtcattgaatcatttactcaatcaatttgtttaaaaaaacacaatcatgctGTGATTTTgttgacaaaatatttctattgtaaaataataattaaaaaaaaaagttacttaatattaacttcttgtttatttacCTAATGCATAAAAGCAATAATAAACAAACGAATTACATGGAAAATTTAATACATTGGTCATTTGACCATGTGTGTCACGTCATCCATACACAGTGAAAAGTAGCTCCAGCTTTTGTGAAGCTAAAAGTTTGTTGTCCCAACGAAGGAGAAAGACGGACCATGTCACTGACCCATTGCTATCTATTTTCATGTTCTtataatgtttgtttatatgtCTTATACATTGTTACCCCATATTTTAAAACAGGTACTTTTTTAAAGATAGTTAAAAAACTTTTGACCATGATTATTAAAACCCACAAATAAAAAGTACCAcaattaacaaaacatactaTTTATTTTGATGCTCAACTCAAGATTATGCTCACAGTACGGAAAAGTAAGCGGTCATGTAAATCAAGATGAACCGTTGAGCTATGAATGGGGCATTTTTAGGTTATGCTTGTAAAATATTCATGAGTTGAAACTTTATCTTGGGAAGGATGGGGACGTGACTTTATCATAAAAGGTATCATAAACAAGATTAGGGAATATCATGACACAGTTGGCACAACACGACTGTTTACAATTTTGCCaagacttaaaaaaaagtacacactGTTAATCTGCGTAATGAATGAGAAAATGCCAGAGAGGTAATGGATGCCCGCCACATAGCAGATAAATAATTGAGCGTCTGGGGGAACAGGAGAGGTGGATGGGATCGGATGGTGCATCTGTGTCACTGCATTGCCTGGCTTCTCTTTCTGCAGCCACCTGTATGGTCACCACGTCAACCAGCCATAGAGGGAGAACAGGTGTTTACTTCCAGTTACTAACAGCAATGCCATTCATTTATTGACCAAACCACTTTGACTTGGAGGAGTCTTGCTTGGGAGGTTCAGTGgtgtttatataaaatgctCCATCATCCTAAAATTGATGTATATTATGTATCTGATATCATATAATGACTTTGTTTTGCTAGTTCAACTCTTGTGTATGATTCCTTCTAACATAGAGTTACAAATCATTCTTTTGACTTTGGTACCAAAGGACAACAGCTTCATGAATCTGTAGCCTACATTTAATAGAGCTGTCAAAGTGTTTTTGAGGGCTTACTTTTAATGTTCAAGCTGTTAGCAGGTTAGGTGAGAGCAACTCTGTCTGTCAAGATTGAGGGTCAGCCAAGGTGAAAGTTCGTGCCATTCATTGTGAGCCTCAACTTTCCTCCCGAATTAATGATCAGTATTTGCCAAGAAGATTTCCTGTAcaaataggtttttttttttttttacgacaaaaaaaaaaaaaaaactaaccaaaaaacagccatatattttgtgtttactTTTACTAAAACCTTTTACGCAGCACGGCCCACTGcatatttttaatgatgtacAGTAAATTGATAATAAGGTATAAATGCTTGGActaatattgaaaatatacaaaacaattCTTTGATTATACATTTGATGTAGCTATTCCTTGCGCTAACTGTGAGATAATATAGTTCTAGATATATTGACTATacgaatttaaaaacaattagccaattattatgtattatgtaagaCTCTTAATACCGCCTTCATGTAATATATTGACATACTTTGTAGAATACAATTAAGAACAAACATGATTTTCCAtttgatttttcattttagcacttgtttttaatatagtaacatatattaatataattaatgcatttgacattattattgattattattataatctgtttattattattattattattatagcctAGTCTGTTTTTcgttatgaaaataaaattcattattattattttttacattattttacacactattttcctattttgatattgggaagttgctttgacacagtctgtattgttaaaagcgctatataaataaaggtgacttgactattaaactaaaattagcaatatcattatattatcaatttaattaacatttaagacaataatatgaaattaaaatgacaatattatttcatttcaaataataaaaaaacaatatattattaatattaattgttaAGTGTAATTTAAAGGTAATAcgttagattagggaacacatattcactattaactgaAAGTTTCCCCTCAATAAACTCATACTTACTGCTCGCGTTTAACTGAGGAGGATAAAGAGATCTGGAATATGATCATGCAGGATAAGGCATTAATATCTGCTtttaataaacagccaacatTCTACAGCATATGCACTTCACTGCgttgtgttttagggttaacGGAAATGTCCGTAAAATTACCAGCAAAAAATTAggcgactttttttttttttttttaacagtgtagttaatagtgaatagcGTTACCCATttaaaacattcactgatgaAGTATAAAGTATTGAAATACTGTCAAACAATTTTGTCCTGTGGTGCAGGCTTGCGCGTCAGACCACTTGTAAGTTGAATAGAGGAGCAGGTGGAGGCGGGAGGGCGGTGTGAGGTTGGAGGTGGGGGGGAGAGCCCTGGAGGCGCTGCCAATGGAAACAGCACACACGAGGAGCGTCGAGCCAGAGCGCCGCGTCGCCTCCATGTCAGGTCCACTCACCTGCAAGGTGCGCAACGAAGATGATGGCCATGAACGGCAAGCAGCACTTCTCCATGCACCCTGCGCTGCACCCGGGCTCCGAGGGCATGCGGCGGGTGTGCCTGCCTGCCCCGCAGGTACGTCTCACGCTAAACTCCTCGTATTGTCTTCGTTCTGTCACTTTGATGTGTTTTGAATTGCTCCagcatccatccatccctccCTCCCCAGCCTCTTCTTCCTTTCCTTTGAGCTCAcgcgcgcgctctctctctctcccccacATGCCTATCCAAGCAAAGCTGCTGCtttcatattaatttttatGACCTGTGCTTTGAGGAGGGTGCTTGGGAATGTTCTTTAATCCGGAGTTGACACAAttccccactgacttccatatgCGCGTTCTTGCTTGCAGCTCCAGGGCAATATATTCAGCGGCTTTGATGAGAGTCTGCTGGCCCGCGCTGAAGCTCTGGCGGCGGCTGACATCGCGTCTCACGGCAAGAGTCACCCTTTCAAGACGGACGTCACCTACCATACCATGAGCAGCGTGCCCTGCACCTCCTCTTCGTCCACAGTGCCCATATCCCACCCTTCATCCAACCTGCCCTcgcaccaccaccaccaccaccacctcaGCCACCAGACCCTGGAGGGGGATCTGCTCGACCATATTTCCTCCAGTTTATCGGTCAGCGGCATGGGTGCGCCGCCGGATCCGTCGGTGATGACCACTCAAGCCCACCAGCACCACCTGCAAATGGGTCACTTGCATCAAGCCATGGCCATGGGCCACCCGCACACCCTGTCGGTCCACAACGGGATGGCGTGCGTCAACGACGTGGAGTCCGATCCCAGAGAGCTGGAGGCGTTCGCGGAGAGGTTCAAGCAGCGGAGGATAAAGCTCGGAGTGACCCAGGCGGATGTGGGGTCTGCCCTGGCCAACCTGAAGATCCCGGGGGTCGGCTCGCTGAGCCAAAGCACCATCTGCAGGTTCGAGTCCCTAACCCTATCCCACAACAACATGATCGCTCTCAAACCCGTCCTCCAAGCCTGGCTGGAGGAGGCTGAAGCGGCTTACCGGGAGAAGAACGGAAAACCGGAGCTTTTTAACGGGAACGAGAGGAAACGAAAGCGCACGTCCATCGCGGCTCCGGAGAAGCGATCGCTCGAGGCGTATTTCGCCATCCAGCCGCGACCGTCGTCGGAGAAAATCGCGGCGATCGCGGAGAAGTTGGATCTAAAGAAGAACGTGGTTCGGGTTTGGTTCTGTAATCAGCgacaaaaacagaaaaggaTGAAATACTCGGCAGTGCACTAGTGCTGGTAGAGCAAAGTAGACATTTTAGGAACACCACAGGGATCTAAATCTTTTCTTTTAATCGTTAGAAGCCTATAAAGACTCCAAGTACATTTCATATCGCCTCCAAATGATGGGAACAGTGTGCGAATTGTTCCAGGGGTTGTGTACCCCAAATAAAGGCTTGACCTCTCTCATAAAAAAGTCAAATGgtcttaaaatatgcatttagacATTTTAGCAGCGTTTCAGTAACgacaaaagttacagtaaaagTTCATAAAGTCGTGGCCGCGTGTGCCATAGCAACCATAGGAACACTAGTTGCTCGAGCACTTTCAGTAAGTAGCTATTAATATCGGAgtttacataaaacaataacagACAGAACTTTCTCAAACCACCAAAGGCCGAATAATTCGCACACTGTAATACCATTTTAAacaaacttgaaaaaaataaaataaatattgattaatTTACATTACAGTGTTCATGTTACTTTGTATTTGTCAGAGCAAGTAACACTGCTGAAAAACATGTAGCACTTAATGAGTAATTATTTTAGCAGATTGTGATTACGTAATATTATggttataaaataattacaacaacATGCACTGTGTAACATGGACATcgtaatgtaaattattatttactctttaACAAAACAGATTATTAATTTAGCACTACATTACGAAGCAATACTGCTAAAACCTTTAAAAAGcgttcattttaaatgataaaacttTAAATACATTTCCAGGAGATTAACAACTACTAAAACTTTGTTTCAGTATTATCACAcgtgaaattatattttgaagtgtgtacgtgtgtttttggtatttaaaaatttatattatacaatttgCGCACAAGGTCTACCTTATGTTACTATCAcatgaaatgttatttgaaatatGTGTACTAGCGTTTGTAATAATCGTTTGAATGTCTTGTCAGATGTGAATGCAATTATGGTGGAAATCACATATTCTCACAAACAGTCACGAATTTTTTCGTGAACGATCATCAGTTGAAGTGATACTAATATGCAAAAACTGGTGATGTAATGAAGAATGCTGCTATTTGATTTGCATTAATGTAGCCACTGCAAACACTCTCACGTTTAAACTTCACTTTACAAAATGTGTGACtttgaatgttatttaataaattgttgattttttttcaaagccTTTGTGGGAGTTTTATTTAGGCCTATGtgtgttattgttttaattacacATATGAAAAAAAGGATACCAATGTGTCTGATTTCCATTTCAATATATaggagtaaaaaataaataaaaatctcataTATACGTGCACTTAGTTTCACAGTTTTCATCTTACATAAATTATATCAAGAAAGCTACTCGCataaaaaacattgtaatatcattaatttttaaaacgggtgttgttttattaattagcCTCTTGAGCTCAAATGCgattaaaaattaatgaaataatatagACTAATCACCAccaaatttaaagaaaatatagagagaacaaaaagaaaaattcaaGCTAACTTTAAGCGTTTTTTCCTCTTTTCTAATTCGGCTTGCCAACTTGTTTAAGCAGACACCGCTGAATAATAAATGTCTGTCACGGCTTTGTGCAGAGGGATTTGAAATTATTAAGTAATGACGATGCAATATTAATTGTATATTGGTATAAAACAGGCAGAGAGCTGAAGGGAGAGTTGTTAGTCAGGAAACGCTTCGTTCAGGCTCAAGGGAAGGAGGAAGAGACGCTGTTCAGGTAAGACGATGATCACCAGAGTCGTTTTGTGCCTCACTTCACTGTCAGGTTTCAAGAAGTAATTGTGAAGTTTTGTTAAAGATGGTGTTGTTATAAATTTACGTATTAGCCTAttctatgcaaaaaaaaatatacgtATATGATATTTTGATAAAGGTAAAACGTGTTTCCCGTTAATCAAATTCGCTTGACTCTAGTTAGTTTGACTTTTTAGAGCCGAACAGTTCGCATGGAATAACCTAactagcctattattattttttattttacaaggtTGATATCCTTAAGTGTTTTTGCTTGAtatctttaaatgttttaattattttcctcTGTACTTTCCTCTATGAATATTGCGTGAATTAAAAAATGGAACCTATATAACTTAATGAGTTAAAATTCTGTTTTGTTCTATACTTTTTTGTGCAATAACTAGGTATTTTCATTATTAGCATGACGATGTTGTTGTCCAAATTCTTTTCagaatgtattaaatattacgATCTAAGCCTATTCAGTATCCACATTTTTCTTAAGTTTTTTAGCGGTTTTTTTTACGCACGAAAGAAATGCCAACTTAAGCGATTAAAATACTTAATGAATAACAACGACCTAATTACAGTCCTGTTAACTGTACGGATTTTTTTTCAGCCTAAATTATAATCTTTCCTAATTGCCGAGAAGGATCATCAGTCCAAATTAACAGAGTTAAATTCATTAGAGAAGGCAGATCATTAATTattaagaactttttttttttttttttatatcataaCCCTCAAACAATGGTGTAAACCAATCTAAGTTGAGCACAGAGCAGGGGCATGTGGCCAGTGGTGGCAACTAAATTATTGATGATCTATTGAAAGGTAGAGGCCTATAGGCCAGTAACTCGTGTGTCATGAGGAACATCCTATGCATGTTGCAGATAATGTGCAGACTGTTGCCTTAACTTAAGTTTTCATCACCCTTTCCTCTTTCAAAAATGATAATATGGAATAATATGGAACCAATGAAATAGTCATCCTTAATCAGATGAAAACATATCTTCATTCTTTTTTGATTGGTATTGGATATTTCAGTGGATATTTCCAATTGGAATAAACTCTTACTGGACAATTCAATGCTGaaagagttttattaatttccttATTTTATGTCCTACAAAGGCATTTTGTTTTGGGCCATGCTATGTACGAAacataaatcatatttaaaatgaactagAATTCAGAAGGAATCATTTATTTTCCgattatggaaatgatctgaCTTGCATTAAACATAATAGATCAATCAAATAAGCAGAAACGATTTTACAGAATGCTTTTTAAATTCAACAAAGCACTAGGctactaaaaaacaaaacaaaaaaatgtaaatataacagAAATCCTTACGAAgatctaaagaaaaaaaataatggatGAATCATATTTTAACGTTCAAGTGCAAAGCACTTTATAGCCGGCTCCTAACACAGTTAAAATGCCTATTTAAAAAGGActacctttatttttataagaCTTGAGAACTAGCAGTTGCCGTGTCTGGGAGAGGAAAGtgaattcatgtttttatttcagagtAAAGAAGATCTGACAGAATGAGGGTGGAGGTCTCTTGGAAGATGTGGAGCACCCCCTCTCCCTCTGCGGGACAAGCGGTTGTTCTTGCGCCGACACTCCGGCTCTGCGAACGAGAACGGCAGAGTTAAGACACCGGCGCTTCAATTATTCATACAGCGCCAGCAGCAACACATGAGAATGCAGCCAGTGCGGAGGCAGACAGCGAGCCCGGTGTGCTTTATTAGTCCGTTCCTATCATCATCACACGCCAAGCCACCTTAGGCATTTGCCCGCGGTGTCTCAAAGCGATAACTCACGGGGTTATCCGAGGGGATACTGTTACCGGGAAACTTGAGGCTGTCCTTCAAAGGTGAATTTTGGGCGTGTCTTAAACGGACTCAGTTGTGTTAGTAAGTCTTTGTAGCCTACACGAATGTCTAACACAGTCTTATGACAACTATTTTACGTTTTGGTGGCGATTTAATTTCACGAAACACAAAATCTTACGGTTTTATTTAAACTCAGCAGTAGGCTAATTTGTTTTCCGGTGTTGTTGTATACTATATATTAGTGCTGACACAAAGTAGACAGTTGTGAAactgtatacatatatgtatatgcgactcaaaatatctttatttaggAATTAGTCACATGAAGAAAgtaaacagcaataaaaaaaaaaaataaaaactatgtcATTGAAAACATCAGTAACGTCAGTGTGTAAATGCATGGATGTACGGTgctgtacactcttaaaaataaagctgcttaaaggttcttcacagcgatgccacagaagaaccatttttggttccacaaagaaccattcagtcaaaggttcttaaagaaccatctcttccttacctttttataatctgaagaaccttctttcgccacaaagaaccttttgtgaaacggaaaggttcttcagatgttaaaggttctttatggaaccatttagacaaaaaggttcttctatggcatcgtgaagcacctttatttttaagagtgtattgtAGTGTTGAAGTGAGAGGGCAAAAATAAACCTAAACAAACCACAAAACCAAATGTCCAAAAGCGAAGCCCTGCATTATCATCTGTGATTCATTTCAAAGTGGAAATcatcattattaaaaaataaaataaaataaataaataagcaatatAGCATAATCCCTATCAGATTTTAATGCTGAAAATATCAAGGTCAAACTCATGGGAAGATTTTAAAACTCTAGTACACATTTAACGAAGATcagaaatacacacaaacacttcaggCTGAAATGATCAACAAAAAGCTCTGAAGGACAAGAagtgaaaaagagaaaatcttTTGAGCACAATTGTAGCCTTTATTGCTACATGCAATCTTGAATCAAAATCATACTGTACTGGTGAGGAGTCAGGAACTGCTTTATCATACCGACTAGACACTCGTTTTTAACCCAGGTAGAGAAAAGTAAGTCCAGGCTACGTGACTCCAGAAAACTGTAATAGAGTTGACCCTGTGGCACGGGTATCTGATCATTTGCACCCCTTTAAAAGCGTGCCGGATTGTGGGACGTGTGCACACTTGGCTCTTGAATTGCCTTTGAATAATACATGCACCCATGCAGAGTGGATATATCACTCCACATGGTCTCATGAGCTCCCACTATGGGGCACTGGTGTACATGTCGCTGCTACAAGCACAAGTGAAAGCAGGGgatatttattaaatagaaGCAGAAAGACAATTTGCATTAGATGGAatattgttttctgaaaaaaatgtgaGGTACCTTCCGATGTAGAAGTCGGTGCCATAATGTTGTTGACATGGTTGCCAAATGTTCTGAGTCCACTAAGACCtcaaagttttttgttttttcccctcccCTAAAAGTAGTGCAACTGGACACAGTGCTAGTAACACCCAGgtaatgggtttgattcccagagaACACAATGATAAAATGTTTAAGCTGAATGAACTGTGAATTTGTGAAACAGGAGCTGCATATCAGGTGTGATTGAGAAAGCAATCTGTTGTTTTCAATCTcccattgttattattatcattattagaATTTGATCAAGTTGTAAAGCCTCTGTGATCCACTCAACATAATGTATATGTCCTCTGAAACACATCTCATTCAAGAAAAATTACACTAATCTTTTATTAGCAGTGAACACATCATGAAAAATTAAACAagcataaattataaaatgtatgaaCGAATGAACGATTAATAGCTCCATGCATGATTATTAATCAGTGTGGCTTGTATAGGGTTCTTGTGGACTACAGAACATATGGATAAATATAAAGATCGCAGATAATATAACTGTGGTCACAACGATTCCTTTTCAGTTTTAATACTTTTGCAGATTGTCCATCAGACATGATTTTGCATGGATAAAACGTAAAGTCacacaatataaaatgtaaagaatCTTAAAATGTAAGgcacacaaaaaaagtataCATGGTGACGGTGTAAATCTTCATGTGTAATgctcaataaattattttttgattcAGTgcaaggaatagttcacattTTTAAACCAGTGACTGCACAGAAATAGTGCACGAAATCtgtactttattaaaaaaaaccatCAGACCATATTTAAGAATGAAAGACATATTTATGCAAAATTCAGTCAGGTACAAAATTATATACTGCAACGGTCaatgtaaatgaaataatacatttatgaaaaaacaaaaaaacaaaagacccttcataattttaatttagctttgGCTAAATGCAGTCTTAACACATGTCAAAAGTTTTTCCAAGAAATGCAGAAGGATGTCAGGGTTAGCTACATCAGAAGGTTTACAGGTTTTCTGAAATAAGGTAAATGTCTTGGTTattctactttaaaaaaaaaagaatggagGTATGGTAGGCTATAGAGAAGACATCAAGTTCCAGAGTTCAACTTACCCCAAGGTGCTTGTTATACATGTTTAAATTCCTCATTAGTTTCTTGTCAATATGTAAAATTTGGCACCAGACCGCCCAGAAACCGTCTTTATCAGTTCTTGCTCAGTATGGCAGAAAACCTCACGCTGTAAAGATATTGAAATAACACCAGGGCTTGAATCCTTTGAATTTGAATGTTAGCATTAAAAAAGCTATCAGAATGGAAAAAGAGCTGAACATGGTCAAGCTTATACGCTTAATATGTATGAAGGTAGAATGATGCCTGAAAGATTAGCATGCGCAGAGTTGTGAAAGCGCCTATACATAGACTGTAAGCGTAAATTAAAATTTGCATGCGTAAGAGAAGCTTTGTAAAGATGTAAATAGCGTTCCAAgcgcaataaaaaaatatttgcagcATGACTGTTATTCGTAAGCGTAATTCGTGTATTGTGAAACTGCAGCTTCATGCTAacgcaaaaataaatatgatctgcATTCTTCTGACTTCCATTTTTCagcgcttacacttttggcacgTTTTTTCCCGCCAAAATATGGTCAA is a window of Onychostoma macrolepis isolate SWU-2019 chromosome 21, ASM1243209v1, whole genome shotgun sequence DNA encoding:
- the pou4f3 gene encoding POU domain, class 4, transcription factor 3; the protein is MMAMNGKQHFSMHPALHPGSEGMRRVCLPAPQLQGNIFSGFDESLLARAEALAAADIASHGKSHPFKTDVTYHTMSSVPCTSSSSTVPISHPSSNLPSHHHHHHHLSHQTLEGDLLDHISSSLSVSGMGAPPDPSVMTTQAHQHHLQMGHLHQAMAMGHPHTLSVHNGMACVNDVESDPRELEAFAERFKQRRIKLGVTQADVGSALANLKIPGVGSLSQSTICRFESLTLSHNNMIALKPVLQAWLEEAEAAYREKNGKPELFNGNERKRKRTSIAAPEKRSLEAYFAIQPRPSSEKIAAIAEKLDLKKNVVRVWFCNQRQKQKRMKYSAVH